The genomic window AGGAGTTCTGTCTTAGAAAAAAGTGAGTACAGGACATCCAATGGAGATATATAATCTGGATCTATGCAGTAGGAATTGAGGTGCACAGGTCTGAAGATGAAAATGTTAAGAGTTATCTATTTACACGTGAGAAATAAGGCCAGAGACTGTAATAAAGTTGGCAAAGGAGAtttgagagaaagaagaaaagccagagatttctttaaaatataggcAAGGCAGGTAGAACAAAAGGCAGAGAAGGAATGGAGAGGCAGGAAGTTCAGGGGAACTAGCATCATAGGAAGCATTGGATCATGTCCAATTCTACAAGTTATTGGAGAAGGGAATTATTAATAACATTACTGTAACAGCAAATGCACAATCCAATTTAATCCTCAGGTCACCCAATCAAACACAGATTCCAGTCAATGACCAAGCAGGGATTCAGACCCTGCAAAGAACCCAGGCACTCAAGTAAAATGAACTTGGATTCTAATCTTAAATGTGCCCCTCAAAAGCTGTAGAACCACAgggtcaagaaaaaaataatcctgcctctgcctctcataAGGTgaggattaaattttaaaatgcatgtgaaGTGTTCAGCACAGTACCTGACATTATAAACACTAAGTGGAAGCTATTCTCCTCTTTTGAAgaataaatacagatttttctCAATACAGTCTgttgaaaaaaagataaatcattcAAGATTCTTAAAGGCAAGATTctatcaacatttttaaatgtgcGTACATCTGACTTAGCACTTCTGCTTCAAGGAATTTATCCTGTAGAACTGTTCCCATGTGTAAGAATGTCTACtgtggctgggcgtgatggctcatacctgtaatcccagcactttgggagcccgaggcaggcggatcacctgacgtcaggagtgaGACTACCCTgtccaacagggtgaaaccccatctctattaaaaatacaaaaaaaaattaattacccGGGCgtagtggcatacacctataatcccagctactcaggaggctgaggcaggagaactgcttgaacccaggaggcggaggttgcagtgagccgggactgcaccattgcactccagcctgggcaacaagaatgaaactctgtcttaaaaaaataaaagaaaaaaaaaagattgtctaTTGTTTCATTGTTTGTAACAGGGAAAAACTGAAACCAATCTCAATGAGGAATGGTCACATAAACTGATACATCTGTACTATGAAATACTCAGTGTGGACCTAAGTAAATTGATATGAATGGTATTCtccatcaaatcttttttttttttttttttttttttttgagacagagtctcactgtcactcaggctggagtgcagtggcacggtcttggctcactgcaatctccgcctcctggtttcaagcgattcttctgcctcagcttcctgagtagcttggattacaggtgcacaccaccacgcccagctaatttttgtatttttagtggagacggggtttcgccatgttcgtcaggctggtctcaaaactcctgacctcgtgatccgcccgccttggcctctcaaagtgctgggattacaagcgtgtgccaccacgcctggccctctcCATAAGTGAAAAAAGACATTTCTCGAAATAATTCATATATGATTCCattatgaccaaaaaaaaaaggaaaaaagtggaagaatgAACACCAAATTAATTCTAACAAggattaaaaagtaaagaaaggcaTAGACCTCTCCTTTCCAACTCCATATACTTCTGTACTGTTTCAATAAGTACTAATACATTATAATGTAATTTGAAAAATCTACGGAAGaacttaaaaaaggaaatgtcagaGTATTGCTGAAGAAACACCATTGTAACAAGAGATTAACTCATTAACAATGTACATAACAAGTTAATAAACAGGAGCAAGAATTCTTCTGCTTCAGGGATTATAATACCCTAAAAGTGCTCACAAAATTGTTTGCATTTGTCTGGAGAGAAGTTCCAGTTTTTATGATGTCTATGACCCCAAAAAGGTTGTATGGGAGGGAAAATGACCAGTACAACAGAAAAGACTATCTATGTTACACAAAtaatttctagtatttttaaCTCCTGGTGAGAAAAGTAACGCACACACAAACTATACGTAAATCAGAAATGGTTCAAAGTGAAGTTGGCAACAGAAACAGGGTTGTAACAATCTAACTGGGTTGGTTTCCCATGTCCCACTGCATGGCTGGGTGCAAGTGTGGGAGAAGGGAGACACAGGGGTAGGCAAGGGAAGAAAAGTAAACACATTCCCCCCGCACTCCAGTTTAAGCCTGGGAGGGTCAATCTGTAAGGGTGTGTCCACTTAAGGGATAGATATAAGTACTTACTTACCAGAGTAAGGGGTGCAGAAAGAATACACAGATCCGGCAGGCAGACCCGCTTCCCTCAATCTCATCCCCCGACCCCACCTGGTAGCCTTCCTCAGGTCCTCATGCCCAGGCCTTTCTGCCAGCTCCCATCATAAAGTGCATCTAGAGCATCCTCAGAGTGACCCAcgtgcctctctgagcctcagtgtcccctTTGTGGGAGGGAGTGGGACTAGATGACCTGCGGACCCGACCTCCCATTCAGCCCTGACCTGGCAAGTCCCCTGGCCCTCCCGCTCCTTGGCCAGGGCTCGTCCTGAGACGGGCCAGCCGTCCGCACTCACTGTGCCCGCAGCTGCACCGAGGGGAGGGACTTCTTTGCGATCCTGGCCCTTGGGGCCCAGGTCGGAGGCTCCGGCAGCAGCGGTGGCTGGGGAAGCGGGCACAGCGGGCAGTGTGGGAGCCAGCGGCAGGCTGGAGCCCACCCAAGCCCCCGGCCCAGTCCGGCCTTGTCGCGGGGCTGGCCACGGAGGCGGGGCTGGACAGGCGGTGCAGGTGGCCGCGAGCTCCCACGTTCACCGCTCCTGGGGTGAGCATGCCCCTCGGCCAGCAGCCCAGCGACGCTGGGCCCGGCCCGGCCAGCGTCTCCCGAGGCTGCAGCCCTGCCTGCCCGACGCGCACCAGTTGCTAGGCGCCCGGGGACTCAGGCCTCAGTTCCATAGGGCAAGGGGCCTGTTAGGGTTCAGGGCCATGATGGGTGCTTGGACAACTTGGGCAGCGGAAGCCACTGGGACCCCTCGACCAGCACTAGTGCCTCTGCCTTCAGGTTACTGCTGCCGGAgatgggggtgaggtgggggagCGAGCAGAATCAAGACTGGGTGAACACTGGTCAGTGGTGACACAAGGTGAGGCGCCCAATGGCAAACAGCACCAGGCAGCATGTATAGGGCGCGGAGGGGGCAGTTGGGCCAGTTTGGTGTAATTCAATTTTCTGGGTTGTTTGCACATCAGCTTGTGTCAAAGACTTATTTTTCAGGTTCAAAATAACCACGCTTTCCAGAGTACTGATGAGCTGTACCTTTCAAATGTTAGCCAGTTAATAATACCTGACTAGCCCAAATTAGGTAAATGACAATGACGAGTTCCCTCACCAGTCCGCCCAAATTCCATGTTCTGACTCCTTTGTTTTGGTTCCTTTGTAAAAGGCTAGGTGTGTGTGCCCTCTGGCTTGGACATCTAGCACCTTTTGCACAGTGGGTCTTAGCATCTCTGCTCTTGCCAGATAAAGTTATCATATAAAGCCTCTACCTTCATGACTTGACTCCCCACTGGAGCTGCAAGCTTATCCCTGGTTAATATGGTTTCAGATCCCACAAAAACTCCTGCAACTGCTCTCAACACACTTTTCTCCATTCTTATTAAGCTCTACACTAACCTTTCCTAGGTCACTTGGTTACTTTTTTAACACTCAAATTAGGCCTGGAATTGTTAACACTGGCCCCACTACTTAGTTATGTGATCCTGGGTGAGGGAAAGTTAACCCACCTAACAAGGTAGGTTATTAAAATCACATGGAGTATGCATATTAAAAATCACATGAAGTACTTAATTAGAAAAAAGTCTAGGGCTCATCCCAAAACCAATTACGAATTCAGTTCTGGGGTTGCAATCAAAGTGGAGAAACACTAACCTAGGATTATGTGGATCAAGTGATACACTGGCACTCAGCAAGTGatcaaatgtttattaaacagtCTCCTCTTTAGTTTTGCTATCACATCTCTACCTGACACTTCAGGTGACCAAATTCTACCTCTTCTGTGAAACTTTCCAATCTTCACAGCATGAAGTATCTACTGTACTCTCCTAACATGGTTTTCTAGTATTACAAATCATTATTCATACAAAATGTAATTTCTGAGTCCTCCaaagtaaattatatatacagatatatatccATAAATCCACACTTTACCCCATTCCTCCTTTTGCCATCCCCCATCACCAAATACTCAAGGACTACAATATGCCAGTAATTGAAGTCTCAAGATTTTAAATGGCTATTTTGCTGATGAGGTTAGATTCCCTTAAAAAAGTGAAGTGCCTACAATGCACCAGGTATTGTTCTAAGTGCCAGAAAAGAGAAAGCTAAGACTCAAACCTTACATTGGAGAACGGCTGGGAAAAGCAAGTCAACAGTTTCAGATAGCAATTAATGCTATGAAAAACAGTGATATAGGAAGACGTGTGTCAGAAAAGACCTTTTTCCAGAATGAGAAAGCCAAGTACCCAGACCTGGAGGCAGAAGTCACTTTTGAACAAACAATATAACTGGGGAGccagaaataaaatatcaaatggGCCTCCCAGTTTCCATGCCCTAATTACAGGGACCTTTAAATATGTTACCTTATGTAGCAACAAAAGGGACTTTGTAGATGTGCttaagttaaggattttgaaAAGGAGAGATTATCCTCAATTATTCAAGtagcccaatgtaatcacaaaagtttttatattaagagggaggcaggaggaagatCAAAGACGATGTAAGCAGAGATGCCACCAGCCAAGAAATGCAAGGGGCTCCTAGAACTGGAAAAGGCAAACAAGTTTCTCTAGTCTTCAGAAGGAACACAGGCCTGCTGACCCCTTGATTGGGCTGTGAAACCTGTTTtagatttctgacctccagaaaagttaaaacaaattaaGTCAATTAAGTTtatggtgatttgttacagcagcaaaagaaaactaatacattcATTTAACAGTGAGTACCTACTACATGTCAGCAAATGGGCAGAAATTAAAAGGCCTGGCCTTAAAGTATACTACCTAACAGAAGGGAGGTACACCTATGGGAGGAATGTGTTAGCTCGTTGACACCAAATCTGTAAGGAAAAACAGTGGGAGCAGAAAGCTGTCATCTTCACATGGAGGTGGGCCCAAAGATACCAGACACCCGCAGGAGGCTCTATCACATCCTATACATCCCCAAGGCACTCATTTCACTGTATCTGTTGCCTGTCTTCCCACTAGACCCACAACTGAAAGCAGAGGCTATTTTCCGTAATTCACTGTTGTATGCCCACATTAAGTGCTGAAGCTATACTGCACAGCAGCATTGAGCACTTTCGAGCTAGGCACTGCTCTAAGCCTTTTACATGACCTGTAACATTTAATCTTCATTAAAATCCTATGAAATTAGGCacaattatctccattttgctgATATGGAAACCGAGACAGAGATTATTTATTGGCCCAAGCTAATAAACAAGTGGAGACTGAATATGAACCCAAgcagtctggctccaaagccAACACTCCTAATCCAGCCAACCACAAATGAACCTTCAAAGAAGTTACTAGGGTAACACTGGTTAAAGGACACTGAGTCCAAGACAACTTTATAAAAAATGAGATAGCTAGGGGACGATCCACTAGAGAAAGCCAGACCTTAGAAGGATAAACAGGAAACAAACATATATGAGGTGAAATCTTGTAGAACCTACTGGGTGCCAAAACCCCTAAGGTTGGTTAGGCCTTCCAGAGGATCCCTTGAAAGTAATGACATTTATAAGAGGTGAGTTTCCCAATCAGGTGAATCTGCTTTTGAATAGGTTCCACCAGCTCATGAACATTTTCATACCTATTACTGTTCCTAACAATCCTCTTATAAAAGCAGATTGGTTATCCCACTTTACTCTCAAGAGTTCTCTATGGGAATCCCGGTTCTCTGCAACCCCTCCCACATTTCCCCATCCTCTCTGGCCCCAGGCCACACAGGCTATACAGTCAATACTTTGCCCACttcattttaggtattcttacACAATCTTAGCCCTCCCTGACCAGCTGAAACAGTTTTAAATACTTTGGGTGATAATGTATCAACGTAGGTTAATTgactgtaacaaatgtaccactatGGTGGTGAGGAGTCAACAGGAGGTTGGGCACATGACAACTGGACATGCAGGTTGGGCGACACTGGGCATATGGGAACCTTCTCTACTTTCCAGTTTTACTGTGAAatgaaaactgctttaaaaaataaagaccattaatttaaaagaaaaaaaaagctttgctAAGTATCACTCTGTATATGAAGTGCTTATTCCTATCCCAAGACTTGCCACATTTCATGCACCCACCCATCTGCACCTAGATTAAGCAATATGCCATCTGTACAACTTCATCCCATCATTAGTCTTAATTCTGACCCTGCAGAGGCCACTGAtgaagaactcaaagaaattctaTTTGTCTAGCaactttcaaatattaaaaagcaataaatgacTATGGTGCAGTAGTACCAAAATATTTACTAAGGGAGCTGTTTCACAGTGCATCAGACCTTTGACACAACTAAATGAGGACCACaaaaatttttactttcattCTATATACTTCATGTTACACTCTACATTGTTCACTAATCTAGGTGAGACAATACATGAAATATAAAGGAGTTATTTATAAAATACCAAAACCCTCAAGTTTTTGCCCATTAATTTCACCAGATGCTCTGAAATAATTTGCATCCCTGGGcacaaatttcattttttccttcataataCCCACAGTATGTAACAATTATTAGTAACTCACATAAGTATGGCAAAAGATGCAAAACAAGAACACAAAAATggaaggcaaaagaaaaacaacacatttaTATGGTAGTTTATAAACAAGCGAAGGcccaagaaataaattttagaaactgAATTCAATTTTTTCCATAAACCAAGGTTGGATTACTGTACCTACAAATTATGTACAAATGCTTGTGAAACAGGCTTAGAATAAACCCATTTTGAATCACTCAgcacagttaaaaacaaaatcttttgtagagaaaagccttttaaaaacCTAAGAGATGTTTTTCACAGACTCGACCCTGATTTTGCACAAAACGGGCAGATGATTTGGCTTAGTTTTATCACACACCAGACTTACCACAATAGTTAAGGGAACACAGAGGCAGGCTAACCaccaaaaaaatcacaaatacaaCAATGTATTTCATTTTGAGAGCAGGCACTGTTTATTAAACTGACGAGACTCGAAAAATAATCATGGTAGACacctgaaaggaaaaaataaaaccattagaaAACACTTTAGCCAGCTAACAATTAACATAACCTAGACAGTTAAAAAGTAACGATtgagtttacatttttaagatCTCCCAATTTCCATCTTTAAAGACTCCTCCAAACAGGCTTTTCCTTTCCTCCAGAAAGGTCCTCAAAAGCTAACCAACTGTAATCATTAAGTAAATAAACCAACTGTAATCATTAAGACAGTTGATCTCGCTCCCCACAAAAGCACTGATTAAAATTCAGAACCCCCTCAATATTTAATGGGAAAAGTATTCAAGATTACCAGCACTTGCACTCTAGCGTTAACTCGACCTTTCTCAGGATGAGGTCTCTCACCTTAGTTCATTCTTCTAATAAGCCTGTTGATCTGGTCCTCCCTGTTGCCAGCATCTCCACCTTCTACAAAATGGGtggtctttttcttcattccaccTCGTGGAGAAGATAACTTGAAAGGCCACAGGAAGTTATTTGCCTCTTTGAAGCGTTTTCCAACAGTATAGATCTCATGAATCAGATCCTCCATGCAGATGATGCCATATTTACCTAAATATTTTAAGGTTAAGATTATTAAAGTTGCAAAAAGTTTTGAATTAATTGATAGACTTTAGGACACCCAACAAGAGCAACTGTAGGCTGTGACATAAAAACACACCAGGAATAAACAAGGTAAATGCATGGCTTTATGAAGATAAGGTTCAAGCTAATGAAACCATGCCTTACGTTTTCTTTAAGCTTAACCAAGAATCACAGGGAATATATGAAGATTCACAATAGTGAGAAATGTACAGCCACAAGAGGATAGGAAGTTACCGCATGGTCAAATTTTCCCCCAAACAGAACCTACCAAGAGATCGAGCAATCAAAGCGTTATCTGTCAAAGCAATTCGCTTCTTATTGATTTTGCCATAACCACGCTTGTAGATTAGCTCATTTACTGACTTCAGATTGGGGTACCtgaagtgaaaaaggaaacataaataaGGTGACCACTGTTAAAACATCTAAAATTCATGTTGACACACAGCCAATTTACCAAACAGAaatcaaaggagaaaagagaCTTACCCCCATGCAATATATGGCTCTACAATCCTCAGCATGTTAATCGAAGCCTTGTTGAGCTTCACAAAGGTTCCATTGAAGATTTGACGAAGGCGCAAAAGCTGCAATACCTTTCGGACCTTTGGGCTCACGCCATTGatactatggtgaaaagggaccAGAAATGCATTTGCCTTTCATCGAAATTTTTATTAATACTAACCATTATAGTTTGGAATATCGAGTCCTACACCTAAACAGACAGGAATCCTCTCACGTTACACACTGAACTTCTGTATTCGATTAAGAGAAGGGATAGGAGCGTGAGGAACATGGCTTGCAACTAAACCATTAGTGATCACCACCCTCCTTGTTCTAGCTTCCCCTAAAATATTGTTACTCCAGTGTTTCAGAATCAGGGCTCCCAGAAGTAatgtgaagtttttttgtttgtttgtttgttttttaccggTGCTAACTCTCCCTTTCAAACCTGAATACAGTAAAACTGAATTTACCCTCTGATCCTGATGACAAACGCCAATTTGGGTTCAGCAGGTACATAGAAGTTGCCAGCTTTTCTTGCCATCCTCGCCATTCGAATTTCAGTTCTGTACATCTGCCTATATTCCTTGTGATAGTGCTTCGCTTTTTCATAGATAagcttcctccttgcctttcGAAGCTGAAAACCAATCATCAGTTATTCATGATTTTTAGCTCTCAATCACAATTAGCAATGCTAGTTATTAAAAAGAATACGAAAACGcgtttcctttaaatattttcttgccACAGTATGCAATCACATCCCCCACCACCTTCAGATTGTAACATTAGGAAGCTAAGCAATTACTCGGTACAGTTACGAAGTAAATCTTGCCAAGAACATTCACCTCATTCTCAATCCCAACAAGGCGTCTCCTTATGTGCTAGTGCCTCAAAAAGTTTACTTACCATCTTTTGGGCAAACTTCTTTCTCAGGCGCTTTATCTTCAGCTCTGCGAAATTCCTTCGCTTTTTCTTAAGGGTTTCTGGCACAGCAGGAACCTTCTTCTTCTCTCTAACGTTAACAAGCAAAAACCTTATCAATAGCTCAAAAAGCTCACAGTCCTGTATTACTCCCGTACTGAGCAGTGTTGTTTAACAGAAATGCTGTCACTGACTTTAGTCACTCGTATAACTTTACTTGCTCTGGCATGCTACAGTGTAGGATGCACATTTTAGCTCCATGTCAGTAACTTTTAACACCAACCACGTTGCCTAAAACCCAATCACAAATATGACACAATAGCAATACGCTTTTACCTATTTCAACCAAGAGGCCCGGCCTCCGAcgactaaattaaaaaaaacaaaaaacacaccaaCAGCCGAATAACAAAATGTTCCTCCCCATAATGTTCCCAGGACGAGCCTCACGGGGACGAACTACAAATCCCAGCTTAAAGACTGCTGCAAGGCACTGATCCCCGGACTTTAAgcgcaaaaataaaaataaaaataaaaggcaagccACCATCACCCTGGTTCAATCAGGATCCACATGTTGAAAGCAAAGGCCTAGCGGCAGGGACGCCTGAGCCAAGCACCAGCCAAGGACGAACCCAATTCTGAGGTTCTGCGCCTACCCCCAAAGACCCTCTACCGAGGACTGGGCCGTCAGCCAACCAACGGGTTCCACACACATTCCAACTCGACATCTCGTTCCCGAGATCTCCAAAACCTCTGTCCTATAGCCGCCTGCATCCCCATCCTAGCCTCGGGTCCCCACTGGTGTCACAAAGCGTCACAAACAAGCAGGAAGGTGGGCAAAGGTGCAAGCTAcagccagagagagaaaaagtgacTCAAAAAGTATCTGGCTCTGGAGATGGAGAAGGATTCTCGAGAGGACGTCAAACTTACTCCGCACCCTCCATGGTTCCAGCCGGGAAAAGAGGAAGTTGGCGCATGCGCACTGTCCACTTAAAGACTTCGAAAGAGAAGCCCCACGACTCATAGGTGTCTTAGAATAAGCCGGAAAAGAATCCAGAACTAAAAAGCCTCCTTGCAGACGCAAAATTAACAACTCCCTGATTTAGCCTCTTTCAACCAACTTTCGGGTAAAACTTGTTTgaagaaaatatatgcatttgATTACACTTTTTAATCAATTCAAGAGCAAAGGATGCTGACACCTCGGCAACTCCGGGTCCTAATCTCCAGGCTGCGCTGACAAGATTAGGCTCGGGTTCCTCCCCACAATGTTCCCAGGACTAGCCTCATGGGGACGAACTACAAATCCCAGCATGCAGCACTCCTCGCCCGCCCGGCGGGAGGGCAACGCCTGACCCGGACCGCAGGCAAGCACCGCGGCGGCGGTTCCAGCCAGGAAAATGCGAGCCTTTTGGGCCACGTTCCAAACGGCTAGCTGCAATTCGAAGTCACTTTTGGCCGCCCTCCCAGCTCCCTGCCGCGGTAGTAGCAGACTACACCCCTTTCGCCGCGCCGCGAGGTCCTTGTCGTCTCGCCAGCCCACAGGGCTGTCTTCCGCAGCGCCTGATCGCAGGCGGGGCGGTCCGGAGTGCCCTGGTTAACGAAAAGTGGCGAGCCAGGGAGCAGCGGGGACTGGACGGCCGGAGGAAGATGGCCGGGGCTCTGCTGACTGCCGAGATCGGCAGGCGGAGGCCGGGACACCCCACGGGAGGGGGCGTGAGCTGCGAAGGGAGGTGCGAGGAGGGCTGAGGTTGCGGCCACCGCCGTGTGAGAGGGGCTACCCCGCTTGGCTCTGCGGACGCTAGCGGGCGGGGGGCTGGGCCGGGGGCGGGGTGCGCCCGGGGGCGGGGAGGCCGGGCGGAGGGAGGGCCGATGCCGAGGCTGGCGCGGGCTCTTCCCGGTCGCGGGGTTATATAGCGCGGAGCGTGGAGCCCGCTCAGAGCCGGCCCGGAGCGCTCCGACTTGCAAGCGGGCTGTGCTGCGGAGCCCGGTGCCCGAGTGACAGCCGCGGGGAGTTCAGGGCCGGAGGACGCGAGCCCTCAGGGGCAGCTGCAAGGCGTTGGGCAGCGCTCGCCTGCGCCGAGCGAGTCTCCTCTTCCTGGCGCTCCGCCGCCCCGCACCCCACTCTCCCACCCTCTCGCAACTTGGGTCGAGTTGACAACTCCCGCGGCGACCCGCTGGCCCGTGCCGCCTCCGTTGCGCACCCCTCCCCGGGGGTGAGAGAGAGCAGGCTCGCCAGCTCCGAGGACGCTCGGGCGGCAGCTGCTTGGCCATGAGGGCAGCGCGAGTCGTCTAACTCGCGGCTGTCACCGCCACTGCAGCGGAGCCGGCCGGCTGGGCGCTGCGGGACGGGCGGGCGGCTGCCGGCAGGAGGCGCCGAGCCGGGTGACTGCCGCGGCGGGCACAGTCCGGGGCCACAGCGCCGAGCCCGGGCGGGAGTGGCCCCGCGCAGGCGGGGAGCCGCGCCGCGCACTCCAACCCTGCGGGCACATCGGGGGCGGGCGCGGGGCGCAGCCTTCTCGTCCCGGCCTCTGTGACAAGTGCGCCGGGGCCGGGAGCCCGACTGCCGGGCTCAGGGTGGGCGCGGACGCAGGCACTGGGCTCGTGCGGGGCCCCGGGCGTCGCGATGAACATCGTGGTGGAGTTCTTCGTGGTCACTTTCAAAGTGCTCTGGGCGTTCGTGCTGGCCGCGGCGCGCTGGCTGGTGCGGCCCAAGGAGAAGAGCGTGGCGGGCCAGGTGTGCCTCATCACCGGCGCCGGCAGCGGCCTGGGCCGCCTCTTCGCGCTGGAGTTCGCCCGGCGCCGGGCGCTGCTGGTGCTGTGGGACATCAACACGCAGAGCAACGAGGAGACGGCTGGCATGGTGCGCCACATCTACCGCGACCTGGAGGCGGCCGACGCCGCCGCGCTGCAAGGTAACCCGGACCCGCGCGGGAGCATTGTTGGGTCAAGCCTCTTTCCACCCCGCGCCCTACCACGGCAGGCCCCAAACCCCGCTGTGGGGTCAGCCCGGCTGCGGAGGAAAGCAGCACCCCACCGGTCTTTCGGGAGACGAGTGGAATTTGCTCCCTGATAAAGGAACGCGATCACCTCTGTATTACCAGGGAGAAGGTGCCCAGTCCTCGCGGAGGTTCGGTCTCTTTGGGGACCACGGAGGCAGGGGCGGGTTCCTAAGCCCTTTGGGGTAGGGAAGGCGGAGGGAACTTGTTACCACAGGTTTGGATCCCAAAGAAATGTCTCGCTCCGACTTAGAAGCGGCGCGATGGGAAACTGAAGTGTCTTTGGGAAGTTCTGACTCGACTGAAGAAGTGTCTGTGTTACTGTGGTCT from Macaca mulatta isolate MMU2019108-1 chromosome 8, T2T-MMU8v2.0, whole genome shotgun sequence includes these protein-coding regions:
- the RPL7 gene encoding large ribosomal subunit protein uL30 yields the protein MEGAEEKKKVPAVPETLKKKRRNFAELKIKRLRKKFAQKMLRKARRKLIYEKAKHYHKEYRQMYRTEIRMARMARKAGNFYVPAEPKLAFVIRIRGINGVSPKVRKVLQLLRLRQIFNGTFVKLNKASINMLRIVEPYIAWGYPNLKSVNELIYKRGYGKINKKRIALTDNALIARSLGKYGIICMEDLIHEIYTVGKRFKEANNFLWPFKLSSPRGGMKKKTTHFVEGGDAGNREDQINRLIRRMN